From Anopheles arabiensis isolate DONGOLA chromosome 3, AaraD3, whole genome shotgun sequence, a single genomic window includes:
- the LOC120903414 gene encoding 60S ribosomal protein L18a encodes MKAKGVLKEYQVIGRKLPSEKEKNPPLFKMHIFAPDHIVAKSRFWYFLRQLRKFKKATGEIVSVKRILEKTPLKVKNFGIWLRYDSRSGTHNMYREYRDLTVGGAVTQCYSDMASRHRARAHSIQIIKVESIAASKTRRAHIKQFHNSKIRFPLVQRYHHKRYRKLFSYRRPETFYQ; translated from the exons ATGAAAGCTAAAGGAGtg CTGAAAGAATACCAGGTGATCGGGCGCAAGCTGCCCtcggagaaggagaagaaccCTCCGCTCTTCAAGATGCACATCTTCGCCCCGGACCACATCGTGGCCAAGTCGCGCTTCTGGTACTTCCTGCGCCAGCTGCGCAAGTTCAAGAAGGCAACCGGCGAGATCGTCTCGGTGAAGCGCATCCTGGAGAAGACGCCGCTGAAGGTGAAGAACTTCGGCATCTGGTTGCGTTACGATTCGCGCTCCGGTACGCACAACATGTACCGCGAGTACCGTGACCTGACCGTTGGCGGTGCCGTCACGCAGTGCTACAGTGACATGGCCTCCCGTCACCGTGCCCGTGCCCACTCGATCCAG ATCATCAAGGTGGAATCGATCGCCGCATCCAAGACGCGTCGTGCGCACATCAAGCAGTTCCACAACTCGAAGATCCGATTCCCGCTGGTGCAGCGATACCACCACAAGCGCTACCGGAAGCTGTTCTCTTACCGCCGCCCGGAGACCTTCTACCAGTAA
- the LOC120905153 gene encoding uncharacterized protein LOC120905153, producing MQEQWEWMKEFAMPVELLQSIIYLQRALRDCVIQHQFLASKINILAMHQRPIIKRHMLELEREILSIGREQEGVVRQLSERVKRFQMTVQSQRKVALSEDIVCGYVSRHLAAFNDVTDLNGTVPKHISPRLSAAELAQKYSLETLLAANEDLVVVVTHEKIDLEDVERRDSNHTDNAQWDTVLCIAEGKRKNKHTVVRNCLKPLVTAQPVGRAQAPSTDSSITIEERPFAGIADQKPPPIASVKAEKQEDVDQEEEEESEVDVDEEDGQDSLLTPEKTSEDEAEADGKSVQSMDQSVGNRASWMPGLRGRPPKGSKYVSIAKQAAIEARRMANAQQQQQQRQQMQQPPPPAQPTIIQRRVSKRKDVLSEKVEEPIELDVSGNEEEEEEEPTELMNTAAVRRGRSNLLQALNKQKRGSGRPNMEVSVISNQQKSSKRGAGPIPGGSKLVKHLSEGSSGSSSNSRSSTPTWPGRHTSEESSDRRSSPSAEFPALPDPGEPVEPRPTSISEMEQRTFLRYFQIFLPEEVKAMKERKSERKRRSCYSTERKDFHYGKLDYYEQQQQYQAARASKRTHQRPILYSPPVAVAKRRRPPPPPAPLRPQPLAAAAAGGSGSTTARSSAGRPRPQPATVTNIFAAMDKRTCFVCSKSGTTEELSACMNCYNIYHLNCHKIDEQSEAYRQRDDLCPVCLISDEQDK from the exons ATGCAGGAACAATGGGAGTGGATGAAAGAGTTTGCCATGCCGGTGGAACTGTTGCAGAGCATCATCTATCTGCAGCGGGCCTTGCGGGACTGTGTGATACAGCACCAG TTTTTGGCCTCTAAAATCAATATTCTCGCGATGCATCAG CGCCCAATCATCAAGCGACACATGCTGGAGCTGGAACGCGAAATTCTATCGATCGGCCGGGAGCAGGAGGGAGTGGTACGGCAGCTGTCCGAGCGGGTGAAGCGCTTCCAGATGACCGTCCAGTCTCAGCGGAAGGTAGCGCTCTCGGAGGACATCGTGTGCGGGTACGTGTCGCGACACCTGGCGGCCTTTAATGATGTAACCGATTTGAACGGCACCGTCCCGAAGCACATCTCGCCCCGCTTGAGTGCGGCCGAACTGGCCCAAAAGTACAG TTTGGAAACATTACTAGCAGCGAATGAAgacttggtggtggtggtgacgcaCGAAAAGATCGACCTGGAAGATGTGGAGCGGCGCGACTCGAACCACACCGATAACGCCCAGTGGGACACGGTGCTGTGCATAGCggagggaaagaggaaaaacaagCATACGGTCGTCAGAAACTGCCTGAAACCGCTCGTAACGGCCCAGCCAGTTGGAAGAGCACAAGCGCCGTCCACAGACTCCTCCATCACCATCGAGGAGCGTCCGTTTGCGGGGATTGCCGATCAAAAGCCACCACCGATTGCGTCCGTTAAAGCAGAGAAGCAGGAGGACGTCGaccaggaggaggaagaggaaagtGAGGTAGATGTGGACGAAGAGGATGGTCAGGATTCATTGCTGACGCCGGAAAAGACATCCGAGGATGAGGCCGAAGCAGACGGCAAGTCTGTGCAATCGATGGATCAATCTGTCGGCAATCGGGCTAGTTGGATGCCGGGACTGCGGGGACGCCCACCGAAAGGCTCGAAGTACGTGTCCATCGCCAAACAGGCCGCCATCGAGGCGAGACGGATGGCAaatgcacagcagcagcagcagcagcggcaacagatgcagcagccaccaccaccggcacagCCAACCATCATTCAGCGGCGCGTTTCAAAGCGGAAGGATGTGCTGTCGGAAAAGGTGGAAGAACCGATCGAGCTGGATGTCTCGGGCaatgaggaagaggaggaggaggagccaACGGAGCTAATGAATACGGCGGCGGTGAGACGGGGACGTAGCAATCTGCTCCAGGCacttaacaaacaaaagcgtGGCTCCGGTCGGCCTAATATGGAGGTGAGCGTCATCTCAAATCAACAGAAGAGTTCCAAACGGGGCGCCGGTCCCATTCCCGGTGGCAGTAAGCTAGTGAAACACTTGTCCGAGGGTTCCTCTGGCTCATCGTCAAACTCCCGATCCTCCACGCCGACCTGGCCGGGACGCCACACGTCGGAAGAGTCGTCCGATCGTCGCTCGTCTCCGTCGGCCGAGTTTCCCGCACTGCCCGATCCTGGCGAACCGGTCGAGCCGAGACCGACGAGCATCAGCGAGATGGAGCAGCGAACGTTCCTGCGCTACTTTCAGATTTTCCTGCCGGAGGAAGTGAAAGCGATGAAGGAGCGCAAGAGCGAGCGGAAGCGTCGTAGCTGCTACAGCACGGAGCGGAAAGATTTCCACTACGGCAAGCTGGACTActacgagcagcagcagcagtaccaggCGGCCCGCGCCTCCAAACGGACCCACCAGCGACCGATCCTTTACTCGCCGCCCGTCGCCGTTGCGAAGAGACGGagaccaccgccaccacctgcTCCTCTTCGGCCCCAAccgctggcagcagcagcagcgggtggTAGCGGTAGCACCACAGCCCGAAGTTCCGCTGGACGGCCACGACCACAGCCAGCAACGGTGACCAACATTTTTGCCGCGATGGATAAACGGACGTGCTTCGTTTGCTCTAAAAGCG GCACAACGGAAGAGCTGAGTGCTTGCATGAACTGCTACAACATTTATCATCTGAACTGCCACAAAATCGACGAACAGTCGGAAGCGTACCGCCAGCGGGATGATCTCTGTCCGGTTTGTCTCATCTCGGACGAGCAGGATAAATAG
- the LOC120905155 gene encoding aarF domain-containing kinase 1, translating into MSFRRALKYGVVGSAVLGTGLSLHANDYDINSVGIVRLGRAGATVFDIATTYQANLYSREWTDKKSAEYLKVKSDTHRAAAERLLELCRTNRGVYIKVGQHIGALEYLLPAEYVSTMKVLHSNAPQNPVEDLYRVIRQDLRVDPSDLFESFDPEPLGTASLAQVHRATLKDGREVAVKVQHPYVKGNSIVDIKTMEVLVKLVAWTFPDFKFQWLVDESKRNLPMELDFANEGRNAEKVREMFRHYRWLKIPGVIWEYTTPRVLMMEYTKGGQVNDLEYIQREKLDPYDIANKIGQLYSNMIFLKGFVHSDPHPGNILVRRGEQNGGTEIVLLDHGLYADLTEKFRYNYSKLWLSILRVDQEGMKKYAQALGVEGSMWGLFACMVTGRPWNSVIHGVDKVKQDDAEKEMIQNEGKLVLPHISDVLEKVDRQMLLVLKTNDLIRGIETTLRTQNRMTAFWVMSKCCVKSIGSQEYLTAGDTWSKLTTCLREQWCILKLNLYYLYRGLVSLHLLSALKMIF; encoded by the exons ATGTCCTTCCGAAGGGCACTAAAGTACGGTGTCGTGGGCAGCGCGGTGCTCGGCACCGGGCTCAGCCTGCACGCCAACGACTACGACATCAACTCGGTCGGTATCGTGCGGCTCGGGCGTGCCGGAGCGACCGTGTTCGACATTGCCACCACCTACCAGGCGAACCTGTACAGCCGCGAATGGACCGACAAAAAGTCCGCCGAATACCTCAAGGTGAAGAGCGACACACACCGGGCGGCGGCCGAGCGGCTGCTCGAGCTGTGCCGCACCAACCGGGGCGTGTACATCAAGGTCGGCCAGCACATCGGCGCCCTCGAGTACCTGCTGCCGGCGGAGTACGTCAGCACGATGAAGGTGCTGCACAGCAACGCACCGCAAAACCCGGTCGAGGATCTGTACCGCGTGATTCGGCAGGATTTGCGCGTCGACCCGAGCGACCTGTTCGAATCGTTCGATCCGGAACCGCTCGGGACGGCCTCGCTCGCCCAGGTGCACCGGGCGACGCTGAAGGATGGGCGCGAGGTGGCGGTGAAGGTGCAGCACCCGTACGTGAAGGGCAACTCGATCGTGGACATCAAGACGATGGAGGTGCTGGTGAAGCTGGTCGCGTGGACCTTCCCCGACTTCAAGTTCCAGTGGCTGGTGGACGAATCGAAGCGCAATCTGCCGATGGAGCTGGACTTTGCGAACGAGGGCCGGAACGCGGAGAAGGTGAGGGAGATGTTCCGCCACTACCGGTGGCTCAAGATCCCGGGCGTGATCTGGGAGTACACGACACCGCGCGTACTCATGATGGAGTACACGAAGGGTGGTCAGGTGAACGATCTCGAGTACATCCAGCGGGAAAAGCTCGACCCGTACGACATCGCGAACAAGATCGGGCAGCTGTACTCGAACATGATCTTCCTGAAGGGGTTCGTGCACAGCGATCCGCATCCTGGCAACATTCTGGTGCGGCGCGGCGAGCAGAACGGCGGCACGGAGATTGTCCTGCTCGACCACGGGCTGTACGCGGACCTGACGGAAAAGTTCCGCTACAACTACTCCAAGCTGTGGCTGAGCATACTGCGCGTCGACCAGGAGGGCATGAAGAAGTACGCCCAGGCGCTCGGCGTCGAGGGCAGCATGTGGGGCCTGTTTGCGTGCATGGTGACGGGCCGGCCCTGGAACTCGGTCATACACGGCGTGGACAAGGTGAAGCAGGACGATGCGGAG AAGGAAATGATCCAGAACGAGGGCAAGCTGGTGCTGCCGCACATCTCCGACGTGCTCGAGAAGGTGGACCGGCagatgctgctggtgctgaaaACGAACGATCTGATCCGGGGCATCGAGACGACGCTGCGCACCCAGAACCGCATGACCGCGTTCTGGGTCATGTCCAAGTGTTGCGTGAAGAGCATCGGCAGCCAGGAGTATCTCACCGCCGGCGACACGTGGAGCAAGCTGACCACCTGTCTGCGCGAGCAGTGGTGCATACTGAAGCTGAACCTGTACTACCTCTACCGGGGGCTCGTATCGCTCCATCTGCTGTCCGCGCTTAAGATGATCTTCTAA
- the LOC120905154 gene encoding vang-like protein 1, translated as MGTMMETESVKSEPGSKSRRSRTSQNHQQQQPPSQQQHSTLGSHRTRHSHRSSSNNHSRSGSNNKRPDMAPFQTSVNLGDDGRDGQEIIEVSILPQDETWGDNTTAITGNTSEQSISMEDVSYFQMADDRGVGFACQRYLERGLAVMLCAVAFVSPLAMVVLPRVGFFPAAFESLDLSQNERLRLLACNAECKGMLVSLAARLLLLAIGLWALFLRQPAAIMPRIFLFRSCALLLVLISSFAYWLFYIVQVTEGARAIVSGSSVVDYRTLVAYATSFCDTLLFVHYVAVVLLEIRHLQPLYHVKVIRSPDGESHSYSIGQLSIQRAAVWVLQRYYTEFSIYNPYLERLPVSKAQRKAAAVSSFKYYDVDGATPAQQQSQSRAVLAAHARRRDSSHNERFYEEHEYERRVKKRRARLVTAAEEAFTHIKRMQQPSSPQQQQHDQQGDGSGAAPPAIPLDPQEAAQAIFPSMARALQKYLRVTRQQPRHTVESILKHLAHCLKHDMSPRAFLEPYLVEAPVLQNDKERRTNHNWALICDELLSRPLSDGCTFQLIQNDVSLTVSIHRIPHFTVSEEVVDPKSNKFVLKLNSETSV; from the coding sequence ATGGGCACGATGATGGAAACGGAATCGGTCAAGTCGGAACCGGGCAGCAAAAGCAGACGATCGCGCACATCGcaaaaccaccagcagcagcagccaccgtcacagcagcagcacagtacGCTCGGTTCGCACCGGACGCGCCATTCGcaccggagcagcagcaacaaccattcgcgcagcggcagcaacaacaagcgCCCCGACATGGCCCCGTTCCAGACGAGCGTCAACCTGGGCGACGACGGGCGGGACGGGCAGGAGATCATCGAGGTGTCGATCCTGCCGCAGGACGAGACGTGGGGCGACAACACGACCGCCATCACGGGCAACACGTCCGAGCAGAGCATCTCGATGGAGGACGTCAGCTACTTCCAGATGGCGGACGACCGGGGGGTCGGCTTCGCCTGCCAGCGCTACCTCGAGCGGGGGCTGGCGGTGATGCTGTGCGCGGTCGCGTTCGTGAGCCCGCTGGCCATGGTCGTGCTGCCGCGCGTCGGCTTCTTTCCGGCCGCGTTCGAAAGCCTGGACCTGTCGCAGAACGagcggctgcggctgctggCCTGCAATGCGGAGTGCAAGGGCATGCTGGTGTCGCTGGCCgcccggttgctgctgctcgcgaTCGGGCTGTGGGCGCTGTTTCTCCGCCAGCCGGCCGCCATCATGCCGCGCATCTTTCTGTTCCGCTCGTGcgccctgctgctggtgctgatcTCCTCCTTCGCCTACTGGCTGTTCTACATCGTGCAGGTGACCGAGGGCGCCCGGGCGATCGTGTCCGGCTCGTCCGTGGTCGACTACCGAACGCTGGTCGCGTACGCCACCAGCTTCTGCGACACGCTGCTGTTCGTGCACTAcgtggcggtggtgctgctcGAAATCCGCCACCTGCAGCCGCTCTACCACGTGAAGGTGATCCGCAGTCCGGACGGCGAGTCGCACAGCTACAGCATCGGGCAACTCAGCATCCAGCGGGCGGCCGTGTGGGTGCTGCAGCGATACTACACCGAGTTCAGCATCTACAACCCGTACCTGGAGCGGCTGCCCGTCTCGAAAGCGCAGCGGAAGGCGGCCGCCGTCTCCTCCTTCAAGTACTACGACGTGGACGGGGCGACGCCGGCCCAGCAGCAGAGCCAATCGCGCGCCGTGCTGGCGGCCCACGCCCGTCGCCGCGATTCCTCCCACAACGAGCGCTTCTACGAGGAGCACGAGTACGAGCGGCGGGTGAAAAAGCGCCGCGCCCGGCTGGTCACCGCGGCCGAGGAAGCGTTCACGCACATCAAGCGCATGCAGCAGCCTTCCtccccgcagcagcagcagcacgatcagCAAGGTGATGGTAGTGGGGCGGCCCCGCCCGCCATCCCACTCGACCCGCAGGAAGCGGCCCAAGCGATCTTCCCCTCGATGGCGCGCGCGCTGCAGAAGTATCTGCGCGTCACCCGCCAGCAGCCGCGCCACACGGTCGAATCGATCCTGAAGCATCTGGCGCACTGTCTCAAGCACGACATGTCGCCGCGTGCCTTCCTCGAGCCGTACCTGGTCGAGGCGCCGGTCCTGCAGAACGACAAGGAGCGCCGCACCAACCACAACTGGGCGCTGATCTGCGACGAGCTACTGTCCCGGCCGCTCTCCGACGGCTGCACCTTCCAGCTGATCCAGAACGACGTCTCGCTGACGGTTTCGATCCACCGGATACCGCACTTCACCGTCAGCGAGGAGGTGGTCGACCCGAAGTCGAACAAGTTCGTGCTGAAGCTCAACTCCGAGACGAGCGTGTGA